The DNA segment TACTTTGAGTATTTCTCTCTGTTATCTCCAGCCATACTATTTGCTCAGGCGGTTGGAAGAGTCGGGTGTTTTTTAAATGGAGATGCACATGGTACAGCAACCAACTCGATTTTTGGTGTTCAGTTTCCAAGGTATGGAACAACTGTTCCGGGTTTTGAAACGGATTACGGCGTTTCAAGTTCTGCGTGGCAATGGTCGTATCAAAATGGCCTTGTTGATCAGGCTTCGAACCTAAGTGCTGCACTACACCCAACACAATTATATGAAATGGCGGGTGACCTGGTGTTAATGGGAATTGTGCTTTGGGTATTCCAAAAAACCTGGAACTCTGATAAGAAATCGCCACTGATATTTTTCATTCATACAGGTGGATATGCCTTTCTAAGATTTGCTTTGGAATTCATTCGGGGAGATCGCGAATTTGTCGCTTTTGCAAATATGACCAATCTCCAATTAGCCTTATTAGGCTACAGTATTTTCACCTTGATCTATTCCATCCGGTATTACATAAAGAAGAAAGCGAATGCCTAACGCAGCAATTTCAATAACAGGCCTTAATAAAAGCTACGAAGATAA comes from the Balneola sp. genome and includes:
- the lgt gene encoding prolipoprotein diacylglyceryl transferase, with translation MLPIHLNLGFNEIYFYEGIYFLISIVIGVYLAFLRVKKYGGKVDLFDGLITWSIVGALIGARLSHYLFWNLDLFLSDPTVILSLSGAGNSITGGLVGGMVGGLLYTRRKRMNYFEYFSLLSPAILFAQAVGRVGCFLNGDAHGTATNSIFGVQFPRYGTTVPGFETDYGVSSSAWQWSYQNGLVDQASNLSAALHPTQLYEMAGDLVLMGIVLWVFQKTWNSDKKSPLIFFIHTGGYAFLRFALEFIRGDREFVAFANMTNLQLALLGYSIFTLIYSIRYYIKKKANA